One part of the Arabidopsis thaliana chromosome 1 sequence genome encodes these proteins:
- the CPN10 gene encoding chaperonin 10 (chaperonin 10 (CPN10); FUNCTIONS IN: copper ion binding, chaperone binding; INVOLVED IN: protein folding, response to heat; LOCATED IN: mitochondrion; EXPRESSED IN: 23 plant structures; EXPRESSED DURING: 13 growth stages; CONTAINS InterPro DOMAIN/s: Chaperonin Cpn10 (InterPro:IPR020818), GroES-like (InterPro:IPR011032), Chaperonin Cpn10, conserved site (InterPro:IPR018369), Chaperonin Cpn10, subgroup (InterPro:IPR001476); BEST Arabidopsis thaliana protein match is: GroES-like family protein (TAIR:AT1G23100.1); Has 9195 Blast hits to 9085 proteins in 2839 species: Archae - 7; Bacteria - 6160; Metazoa - 328; Fungi - 119; Plants - 343; Viruses - 2; Other Eukaryotes - 2236 (source: NCBI BLink).), with the protein MMKRLIPTFNRILVQRVIQPAKTESGILLPEKSSKLNSGKVIAVGPGSRDKDGKLIPVSVKEGDTVLLPEYGGTQVKLGENEYHLFRDEDVLGTLHED; encoded by the exons ATGATGAAGCGTCTGATCCCAACGTTCAACCGCATCTTGGTGCAGAGAGTCATCCAGCCCGCTAAAACCGAAAGCGGCATTCTCCTACCTGAGAAATCCTCCAAG CTGAACTCAGGCAAGGTGATAGCTGTTGGACCTGGATCAAGGGATAAGGACGGGAAATTGATTCCGGTCTCTGTGAAGGAAGGCGACACTGTTCTTCTTCCAGAGTACGGTGGTACACAGGTCAAGCTCGGCGAGAACGA GTACCATCTCTTCCGGGACGAGGATGTTTTGGGAACTTTGCACGAGGATTGA
- the CPN10 gene encoding chaperonin 10, giving the protein MMKRLIPTFNRILVQRVIQPAKTESGILLPEKSSKLNSGKVIAVGPGSRDKDGKLIPVSVKEGDTVLLPEYGGTQVKLGEND; this is encoded by the exons ATGATGAAGCGTCTGATCCCAACGTTCAACCGCATCTTGGTGCAGAGAGTCATCCAGCCCGCTAAAACCGAAAGCGGCATTCTCCTACCTGAGAAATCCTCCAAG CTGAACTCAGGCAAGGTGATAGCTGTTGGACCTGGATCAAGGGATAAGGACGGGAAATTGATTCCGGTCTCTGTGAAGGAAGGCGACACTGTTCTTCTTCCAGAGTACGGTGGTACACAGGTCAAGCTCGGCGAGAACGA CTAA
- a CDS encoding uncharacterized protein (unknown protein; FUNCTIONS IN: molecular_function unknown; INVOLVED IN: biological_process unknown; LOCATED IN: endomembrane system; EXPRESSED IN: 22 plant structures; EXPRESSED DURING: 13 growth stages.), translating to MMILDVCSEVIKIQKLRRAVSYAGFYCFTAALTFFYTNNTTRAGYSRGDQFYASYPAGTELLTDTAKLYKAALGNCYESEDWGPVEFCIMAKHFDRQGKSPYVYHSVSFHKSRILMQYMAHLLSQGQLDGSG from the exons atgatgatcttGGATGTTTGCTCAGAGGTTATAAAGATCCAGAAGCTACGACGGGCTGTCTCTTACGCCGGATTCTACTGCTTCACTGCTGCCCTCACATTCTTCTATACAAACAACAC AACAAGAGCAGGATATTCCAGGGGAGATCAGTTTTATGCATCTTACCCTGCTGGCACCGAACTTTTGACCGACACAGCTAAG CTGTACAAAGCGGCGCTTGGGAATTGCTATGAATCTGAAGATTGGGGTCCTGTTGAATTCTGCATAATGGCTAAGCATTTTGATCGCCAGGGAAAATCTCCATACGTTTACCACTCC GTCAGTTTCCATAAGTCTAGAATCTTGATG CAATACATGGCTCACCTTCTATCTCAAGGCCAACTCGATGGAAGTGGCTAG
- a CDS encoding uncharacterized protein (unknown protein; FUNCTIONS IN: molecular_function unknown; INVOLVED IN: biological_process unknown; LOCATED IN: endomembrane system; EXPRESSED IN: 22 plant structures; EXPRESSED DURING: 13 growth stages; Has 34 Blast hits to 34 proteins in 12 species: Archae - 0; Bacteria - 0; Metazoa - 0; Fungi - 0; Plants - 34; Viruses - 0; Other Eukaryotes - 0 (source: NCBI BLink).): MMILDVCSEVIKIQKLRRAVSYAGFYCFTAALTFFYTNNTTRAGYSRGDQFYASYPAGTELLTDTAKLYKAALGNCYESEDWGPVEFCIMAKHFDRQGKSPYVYHSQYMAHLLSQGQLDGSG; this comes from the exons atgatgatcttGGATGTTTGCTCAGAGGTTATAAAGATCCAGAAGCTACGACGGGCTGTCTCTTACGCCGGATTCTACTGCTTCACTGCTGCCCTCACATTCTTCTATACAAACAACAC AACAAGAGCAGGATATTCCAGGGGAGATCAGTTTTATGCATCTTACCCTGCTGGCACCGAACTTTTGACCGACACAGCTAAG CTGTACAAAGCGGCGCTTGGGAATTGCTATGAATCTGAAGATTGGGGTCCTGTTGAATTCTGCATAATGGCTAAGCATTTTGATCGCCAGGGAAAATCTCCATACGTTTACCACTCC CAATACATGGCTCACCTTCTATCTCAAGGCCAACTCGATGGAAGTGGCTAG
- the scpl50 gene encoding serine carboxypeptidase-like 50 (serine carboxypeptidase-like 50 (scpl50); FUNCTIONS IN: serine-type carboxypeptidase activity; INVOLVED IN: proteolysis; LOCATED IN: vacuole; EXPRESSED IN: 22 plant structures; EXPRESSED DURING: 13 growth stages; CONTAINS InterPro DOMAIN/s: Peptidase S10, serine carboxypeptidase (InterPro:IPR001563), Peptidase S10, serine carboxypeptidase, active site (InterPro:IPR018202); BEST Arabidopsis thaliana protein match is: serine carboxypeptidase-like 47 (TAIR:AT5G22980.1); Has 3616 Blast hits to 3489 proteins in 407 species: Archae - 0; Bacteria - 288; Metazoa - 703; Fungi - 860; Plants - 1378; Viruses - 0; Other Eukaryotes - 387 (source: NCBI BLink).), giving the protein MEQATTLFILLSTLLLAVSVESPQPPLFPDEALPTKSGYLPVKPAPGSSMFYAFYEAQEPTTPLPDTPLLVWLQGGPGCSSMIGNFYELGPWRVVSRATDLERNPGAWNRLFGLLFVDNPIGVGFSIAASQQDIPTNQRQVAEHLYAALVEFLEQNPSFENRPVYFTGESYAGKYVPAIGYYILKEKPNGKVNLKGLAIGNGLTDPVTQVQTHAVNVYYSGLVNAKQRVELQKAQEISVALVKSQKWREAADARTELLTLLSNMTGLATLYNTARAIPYRTDLVVDLLNQREAKRVLGVSETVRFEECSDEVEDVLRADVMKSVKFMVEYALERTQVLLYQGMLDLRDGVVSTEEWMKTMNWSGLGMFSTAERRVWKDEDGVVAGYVQRWGNLCHVAVTGAGHFVPTDKAVNSRDMIEGWVLGKGLFGGKDVKQTTSSSLYHSI; this is encoded by the coding sequence ATGGAGCAAGCCACTACACTCTTCATATTGCTTTCCACTCTCCTCCTCGCCGTCTCCGTTGAGTCTCCTCAGCCACCGCTATTTCCCGATGAAGCTCTCCCCACTAAATCTGGCTACCTCCCGGTTAAACCCGCACCCGGCTCGTCCATGTTCTATGCCTTCTACGAAGCCCAAGAGCCAACCACACCTCTTCCTGACACTCCGCTCCTCGTTTGGCTCCAAGGTGGGCCAGGCTGCTCTTCAATGATTGGCAACTTTTACGAGCTCGGTCCCTGGCGTGTAGTTTCACGCGCCACAGACCTCGAGCGCAACCCCGGCGCATGGAACCGTCTATTCGGACTACTTTTTGTGGATAACCCAATAGGAGTCGGATTCAGCATCGCAGCCTCACAACAAGACATACCCACAAATCAGAGACAGGTCGCTGAGCATCTTTACGCCGCTCTCGTGGAGTTCCTTGAACAAAACCCAAGCTTCGAAAACCGACCGGTTTACTTCACTGGAGAGAGCTACGCCGGGAAGTACGTTCCAGCCATTGGATACTATATCCTTAAAGAGAAACCCAATGGGAAAGTGAATCTAAAGGGGCTAGCCATTGGAAACGGGCTGACCGACCCGGTGACCCAGGTTCAAACCCATGCGGTCAACGTCTACTACTCGGGTCTGGTCAACGCAAAACAGAGAGTTGAACTGCAAAAAGCGCAGGAGATATCTGTAGCTCTCGTGAAGTCCCAGAAATGGCGTGAAGCAGCAGACGCGAGGACCGAACTGTTGACGCTACTAAGTAACATGACAGGACTCGCGACGCTCTACAACACGGCACGGGCGATTCCATACAGAACAGACCTCGTGGTGGACCTCTTGAACCAGAGAGAAGCAAAACGTGTTTTGGGAGTGAGTGAAACGGTTCGTTTTGAGGAATGTAGTGATGAAGTAGAAGATGTGTTGCGGGCAGACGTGATGAAGAGCGTAAAGTTCATGGTGGAGTACGCATTGGAGAGGACTCAAGTCTTGCTGTATCAAGGTATGCTTGATCTAAGAGACGGCGTCGTTTCGACGGAGGAGTGGATGAAGACTATGAACTGGTCAGGATTGGGAATGTTCTCGACGGCGGAGAGGCGTGTGTGGAAGGATGAAGACGGTGTGGTCGCTGGTTATGTTCAGAGATGGGGGAATTTGTGCCACGTGGCGGTTACAGGAGCTGGTCATTTTGTTCCGACAGATAAAGCTGTGAATTCAAGGGATATGATTGAAGGTTGGGTTTTGGGGAAAGGATTGTTCGGTGGTAAAGATGTGAAGCAGACAACTTCGTCGAGCTTATACCATTCAATCTAA
- a CDS encoding mediator of RNA polymerase II transcription subunit (unknown protein; BEST Arabidopsis thaliana protein match is: unknown protein (TAIR:AT2G01300.1); Has 71 Blast hits to 71 proteins in 13 species: Archae - 0; Bacteria - 2; Metazoa - 0; Fungi - 0; Plants - 69; Viruses - 0; Other Eukaryotes - 0 (source: NCBI BLink).), translating to MEMILISSSTLRFHPLRTSQRIATGTNRRRTTTVCADYYRGGRTVDENMVVLRKRIHEMKMVERNFEPPSHWMQWEKRFYCNYDATICDALTLLQTFLMNSRPSVAFGTCLLLLVSVPVSSAVFAFRILDLALWLLDAVHVV from the coding sequence ATGGAAATGATACTGATCTCGTCATCGACACTCAGGTTCCATCCATTGAGGACATCACAAAGAATCGCCACCGGAACCAATAGAAGACGAACCACCACCGTGTGTGCAGACTACTACAGAGGAGGAAGAACGGTGGACGAGAACATGGTGGTCCTTAGGAAACGAATCCATGAGATGAAGATGGTTGAACGCAACTTTGAACCTCCTTCTCATTGGATGCAATGGGAGAAACGTTTCTACTGCAACTACGACGCTACTATATGTGATGCACTCACTCTTCTCCAAACTTTTCTCATGAACTCTCGTCCCAGCGTCGCGTTTGGAAcgtgtcttcttctcctcgtcaGCGTTCCCGTCTCCTCCGCCGTTTTTGCTTTTCGCATCCTTGATCTAGCTCTTTGGCTTTTGGACGCCGTTCACGTAGTATGA
- a CDS encoding F-box family protein (F-box family protein; FUNCTIONS IN: molecular_function unknown; INVOLVED IN: biological_process unknown; LOCATED IN: cellular_component unknown; CONTAINS InterPro DOMAIN/s: F-box domain, cyclin-like (InterPro:IPR001810), F-box domain, Skp2-like (InterPro:IPR022364); BEST Arabidopsis thaliana protein match is: F-box and associated interaction domains-containing protein (TAIR:AT2G34280.1); Has 30201 Blast hits to 17322 proteins in 780 species: Archae - 12; Bacteria - 1396; Metazoa - 17338; Fungi - 3422; Plants - 5037; Viruses - 0; Other Eukaryotes - 2996 (source: NCBI BLink).) — MDVTLPHHVVEDILERLPVKTLRKFKCVCSTWRSTIDSQRFKDRHMIHGQLLEDPDILLLGRWDPPSLSKNASLMTLTFDSSTMPFSFKIQTIPGKANFYKVTQSHSKSLKVVTVYDSNMEATGLVLYDMTQSERTFANFCLSFKNRETPTAYFPSLITI; from the coding sequence ATGGACGTAACGTTACCTCATCATGTGGTAGAAGATATTCTTGAACGACTTCCTGTAAAAACACTCCGTAAATTCAAATGCGTTTGTAGCACATGGAGATCCACTATAGACTCACAACGTTTCAAGGATAGACATATGATTCATGGACAACTACTCGAAGATCCCGATATCCTCCTTCTCGGGCGTTGGGATCCTCCCAGTCTATCCAAAAACGCTTCTCTAATGACATTGACGTTTGACTCATCGACCATGCCGTTTTCTTTCAAGATTCAAACTATACCCGGAAAAGCCAACTTTTACAAAGTCACTCAAAGTCACTCAAAGTCACTCAAAGTTGTGACGGTCTATGATTCGAACATGGAGGCTACTGGTTTAGTGCTATATGATATGACTCAATCAGAAAGAACATTTGCTaacttttgtttatcattcaaaaacagagagacacCCACTGCTTATTTCCCAAGCTTAATCACTATTTAA
- the QSOX1 gene encoding quiescin-sulfhydryl oxidase 1 gives MSLIHLFLLLGLLSLEAAASFSPGSRSILRDIGSNVADQKDNAIELNATNFDSVFQDSPAKYAVLEFFAHWCPACRNYKPHYEKVARLFNGADAVYPGVVLMTRVDCAIKMNVKLCDKFSINHYPMLFWAPPKRFVGGSWGPKQEKNEISVVNEWRTADLLLNWINKQIGSSYGLDDQKLGNLLSNISDQEQISQAIFDIEEATEEAFDIILAHKAIKSSETSASFIRFLQLLVAHHPSRRCRTGSAEILVNFDDICPSGECSYDQESGAKDSLRNFHICGKDVPRGYYRFCRGSKNETRGFSCGLWVLMHSLSVRIEDGESQFAFTAICDFINNFFMCDDCRRHFHDMCLSVKTPFKKARDIALWLWSTHNKVNERLKKDEDSLGTGDPKFPKMIWPPKQLCPSCYLSSTEKNIDWDHDQVYKFLKKYYGQKLVSVYKKNGESVSKEEVIAAAEEMAVPTNALVVPVGAALAIALASCAFGALACYWRTQQKNRKQQIQRR, from the exons ATGTCTTTGATAcacttgttcttgttgttgggTCTGCTGAGCCTTGAAGCTGCGGCGTCGTTTTCACCGGGATCGCGCTCGATTCTCCGGGACATCGGCAGTAACGTCGCCGATCAGAAAGACAACGCTATCGAATTGAACGCTACCAACTTTGATTCAGTTTTCCAAGATTCCCCCGCCAAATATGCCGTTTTAGAGTTCTTCGCTCACTG GTGCCCTGCATGTAGAAACTACAAG CCACATTATGAAAAAGTTGCAAGGCTATTCAATGGAGCAGACGCAGTATATCCTGGTGTCGTTTTGATGACCAGAGTTGATTGTGCGATAAAG ATGAATGTAAAGCTTTGTGACAAGTTCTCTATCAATCATTATCCAATGCTCTTTTGGGCTCCTCCTAAAAGGTTCGTTGGTGGCAGCTGGGGAcctaaacaagagaaaaatgaGATAAGCGTAGTCAATGAATGGCGCACTGCTGATCTTTTGTTGAACTGGATCAACAAGCAGATAGGCAG CTCTTACGGCTTAGATGATCAGAAATTAGGAAATCTTCTGTCAAATATATCTGACCAGGAACAG ATTTCTCAGGCCATATTTGACATTGAGGAGGCAACTGAAGAAGCTTTTGATATCATTTTGGCACATAAG GCAATCAAGTCATCTGAAACCAGTGCTTCGTTTATTAGGTTTCTGCAGCTTTTAGTGGCACATCATCCATCAAGAAG GTGCCGTACCGGAAGTGCTGAAATTCTTGtgaattttgatgatatatgcCCGTCAGGCGAATGCTCGTATGACCAGGAATCTGGAGCGAAAGATTCCCTTCGAAACTTCCATATATGTGGAAAGGATGTTCCGCGTGGATACTAC AGGTTTTGCCGTGGCAGCAAAAACGAAACGAGGGGATTCAG CTGCGGATTATGGGTTTTGATGCATTCACTTTCCGTGAGGATTGAGGATGGAGAAAGTCAGTTTGCATTCACGGCCATTTGTGATTtcatcaacaacttcttcatgTGTGATGATTGCCGTCGGCATTTTCACGACATGTGCTTAAG CGTCAAAACTCCATTTAAAAAGGCACGTGATATTGCGCTGTGGCTGTGGAGCACACACAATAAGGTCAATGAGAGACTCAAGAAGGACGAAGATTCTCTGGGAACAGGAGACCCCAAGTTCCCAAAGATGATATGGCCACCAAAGCAGCTTTGCCCGTCGTGTTATCTTTCGAGCACCGAGAAAAACATTGACTGGGATCATGATCAAGTCTACAAGTTCTTGAAGAAGTACTATGGACAGAAACTGGTGTCtgtttacaagaaaaatggtGAGAGTGTGAGCAAGGAGGAGGTTATTGCAGCTGCAGAAGAGATGGCAGTACCGACCAATGCTCTGGTTGTGCCAGTGGGAGCTGCATTGGCCATAGCACTTGCAAGCTGCGCATTTGGGGCACTAGCCTGCTACTGGAGGACGCAGCAGAAGAACCGGAA ACAACAGATACAAAGACGTTGA
- the QSOX1 gene encoding quiescin-sulfhydryl oxidase 1 (quiescin-sulfhydryl oxidase 1 (QSOX1); FUNCTIONS IN: thiol oxidase activity, zinc ion binding; INVOLVED IN: response to cation stress; LOCATED IN: endomembrane system; EXPRESSED IN: 24 plant structures; EXPRESSED DURING: 14 growth stages; CONTAINS InterPro DOMAIN/s: Thioredoxin fold (InterPro:IPR012335), Zinc finger, RING-type (InterPro:IPR001841), Erv1/Alr (InterPro:IPR006863), Thioredoxin domain (InterPro:IPR013766), Thioredoxin, conserved site (InterPro:IPR017937), ERV/ALR sulphydryl oxidase (InterPro:IPR017905), Thioredoxin-like (InterPro:IPR017936), Thioredoxin-like fold (InterPro:IPR012336); BEST Arabidopsis thaliana protein match is: quiescin-sulfhydryl oxidase 2 (TAIR:AT2G01270.1); Has 2372 Blast hits to 1975 proteins in 299 species: Archae - 18; Bacteria - 46; Metazoa - 1235; Fungi - 321; Plants - 448; Viruses - 0; Other Eukaryotes - 304 (source: NCBI BLink).), which yields MSLIHLFLLLGLLSLEAAASFSPGSRSILRDIGSNVADQKDNAIELNATNFDSVFQDSPAKYAVLEFFAHWCPACRNYKPHYEKVARLFNGADAVYPGVVLMTRVDCAIKMNVKLCDKFSINHYPMLFWAPPKRFVGGSWGPKQEKNEISVVNEWRTADLLLNWINKQIGSSYGLDDQKLGNLLSNISDQEQISQAIFDIEEATEEAFDIILAHKAIKSSETSASFIRFLQLLVAHHPSRRCRTGSAEILVNFDDICPSGECSYDQESGAKDSLRNFHICGKDVPRGYYRFCRGSKNETRGFSCGLWVLMHSLSVRIEDGESQFAFTAICDFINNFFMCDDCRRHFHDMCLSVKTPFKKARDIALWLWSTHNKVNERLKKDEDSLGTGDPKFPKMIWPPKQLCPSCYLSSTEKNIDWDHDQVYKFLKKYYGQKLVSVYKKNGESVSKEEVIAAAEEMAVPTNALVVPVGAALAIALASCAFGALACYWRTQQKNRKYNYNPHYLKRYNSNYMVMNTFSNTESEREKER from the exons ATGTCTTTGATAcacttgttcttgttgttgggTCTGCTGAGCCTTGAAGCTGCGGCGTCGTTTTCACCGGGATCGCGCTCGATTCTCCGGGACATCGGCAGTAACGTCGCCGATCAGAAAGACAACGCTATCGAATTGAACGCTACCAACTTTGATTCAGTTTTCCAAGATTCCCCCGCCAAATATGCCGTTTTAGAGTTCTTCGCTCACTG GTGCCCTGCATGTAGAAACTACAAG CCACATTATGAAAAAGTTGCAAGGCTATTCAATGGAGCAGACGCAGTATATCCTGGTGTCGTTTTGATGACCAGAGTTGATTGTGCGATAAAG ATGAATGTAAAGCTTTGTGACAAGTTCTCTATCAATCATTATCCAATGCTCTTTTGGGCTCCTCCTAAAAGGTTCGTTGGTGGCAGCTGGGGAcctaaacaagagaaaaatgaGATAAGCGTAGTCAATGAATGGCGCACTGCTGATCTTTTGTTGAACTGGATCAACAAGCAGATAGGCAG CTCTTACGGCTTAGATGATCAGAAATTAGGAAATCTTCTGTCAAATATATCTGACCAGGAACAG ATTTCTCAGGCCATATTTGACATTGAGGAGGCAACTGAAGAAGCTTTTGATATCATTTTGGCACATAAG GCAATCAAGTCATCTGAAACCAGTGCTTCGTTTATTAGGTTTCTGCAGCTTTTAGTGGCACATCATCCATCAAGAAG GTGCCGTACCGGAAGTGCTGAAATTCTTGtgaattttgatgatatatgcCCGTCAGGCGAATGCTCGTATGACCAGGAATCTGGAGCGAAAGATTCCCTTCGAAACTTCCATATATGTGGAAAGGATGTTCCGCGTGGATACTAC AGGTTTTGCCGTGGCAGCAAAAACGAAACGAGGGGATTCAG CTGCGGATTATGGGTTTTGATGCATTCACTTTCCGTGAGGATTGAGGATGGAGAAAGTCAGTTTGCATTCACGGCCATTTGTGATTtcatcaacaacttcttcatgTGTGATGATTGCCGTCGGCATTTTCACGACATGTGCTTAAG CGTCAAAACTCCATTTAAAAAGGCACGTGATATTGCGCTGTGGCTGTGGAGCACACACAATAAGGTCAATGAGAGACTCAAGAAGGACGAAGATTCTCTGGGAACAGGAGACCCCAAGTTCCCAAAGATGATATGGCCACCAAAGCAGCTTTGCCCGTCGTGTTATCTTTCGAGCACCGAGAAAAACATTGACTGGGATCATGATCAAGTCTACAAGTTCTTGAAGAAGTACTATGGACAGAAACTGGTGTCtgtttacaagaaaaatggtGAGAGTGTGAGCAAGGAGGAGGTTATTGCAGCTGCAGAAGAGATGGCAGTACCGACCAATGCTCTGGTTGTGCCAGTGGGAGCTGCATTGGCCATAGCACTTGCAAGCTGCGCATTTGGGGCACTAGCCTGCTACTGGAGGACGCAGCAGAAGAACCGGAAGTATAATTACAATCCGCACTATTTAAAGAGATATAATAGTAATTATATGGTTATGAACACATTCAGTAACACTGAAAGTGAAAGGGAAAAGGAGAGATGA
- a CDS encoding hypothetical protein (DUF789) (Protein of unknown function (DUF789); CONTAINS InterPro DOMAIN/s: Protein of unknown function DUF789 (InterPro:IPR008507); BEST Arabidopsis thaliana protein match is: Protein of unknown function (DUF789) (TAIR:AT2G01260.1); Has 315 Blast hits to 313 proteins in 19 species: Archae - 0; Bacteria - 0; Metazoa - 0; Fungi - 2; Plants - 311; Viruses - 0; Other Eukaryotes - 2 (source: NCBI BLink).), whose amino-acid sequence MLGAGFNFTQLQRAQIDVSYGCRSSHTKDRENGSALLKHHVSEASSSNVERFLDSVTPSVPAHYLSKTIVRERGGSDVESQVPYFLLGDVWESFAEWSAYGIGVPLTLNNNKDRVFQYYVPSLSGIQVYADVDALTSSLQARRQGEESESDFRDSSSEGSSSESERGLCYSKEQISARMDKLSLRKEHQEDSSSDDGEPLSSQGRLIFEYLERDLPYVREPFADKMSDLASRFPELKTLRSCDLLPSSWFSVAWYPIYKIPTGPTLKDLDACFLTYHSLHTPFQGPGVTTGSMHVVQPRESVEKMELPVFGLASYKLRGSVWTSFGGSGHQLANSLFQAADNWLRLRQVNHPDFIFFCRR is encoded by the exons atgttgGGAGCTGGATTTAACTTCACTCAGCTTCAGAGAGCTCAAATTGACGTCTCTTATGGCTGCAGATCGAGTCACACTAAGGATCGTGAGAACGGCTCTGCATTGTTGAAACACCATGTTTCTGAGGCATCGTCAAGTAATGTGGAACGGTTTTTGGATTCGGTGACACCATCTGTTCCGGCTCACTATTTATCTAAG ACAATAGTTAGGGAAAGAGGAGGCAGTGATGTTGAGTCTCAAGTTCcttattttcttcttggaGATGTATGGGAATCGTTTGCAGAGTGGAGTGCTTATGGCATTGGAGTTCCTCTCACTTTGAATAACAATAAAGATCGTGTCTTTCAATACTACGTGCCCTCGCTTTCTGGTATTCAAGTATACGCTGATGTTGATGCTTTAACTTCATCTCTTCAAGCAAG GCGGCAAGGTGAGGAGAGCGAAAGCGATTTTAGGGATTCAAGTAGTGAAGGAAGCAGTAGTGAATCTGAAAGAGGACTCTGTTATTCAAAAGAGCAGATCTCCGCTAGAATGGACAAACTCTCCTTAAGAAAGGAGCATCAAGAAGATTCGTCTAGTGATGATGGCGAGCCTTTAAGCTCTCAAGGTCGTTTGATATTTGAGTATCTTGAACGTGATCTTCCTTACGTCCGTGAACCCTTTGCCGACAAG ATGTCTGACCTTGCCTCTAGATTTCCCGAGCTGAAGACGCTAAGAAGCTGTGATTTGCTTCCTTCAAGCTGGTTTTCTGTGGCATG GTACCCAATTTACAAAATACCCACAGGACCGACACTCAAGGATCTGGATGCTTGTTTCTTGACCTATCATTCCCTTCACACACCCTTTCAAG GTCCAGGCGTTACAACAGGGTCTATGCATGTGGTGCAGCCAAGGGAAAGTGTTGAGAAGATGGAACTGCCTGTCTTTGGTCTCGCCTCATACAAGTTGAGAGGTTCTGTATGGACAAGCTTTGGTGGCTCGGGCCACCAGCTCGCGAACTCTCTCTTCCAAGCCGCAGATAATTGGCTGAGGTTGCGTCAAGTCAACCATCctgatttcatcttcttctgccgCCGGTAA